The stretch of DNA AGATCAATATAAAAAGACAACTCCAACAGCGTTGTCTCCTGCGCCGATTTGACCGCCAACACCTCAAAACGCCGGCAGTGCTCTTCGAGTACAGCCAAGTAGGACGGCGGTTCATTGTCAGTGGGTTCAAAAAGCAACTGCAGCAGATATTCCCTCCGGGCGGACACCGCCTGCCGAGATCGTGTCAACACCGCCAGAGCGCTGCCGATAACCATTGAACCGAAAAAAGCCACCTGATAGGAGCCGATGCCTGCCGCCATACCGACAGCCATAGCAAAAAAAACATAGACAATATCCAGTGGTTCTTTCAACGCCGTACGAAAGCGAATGATGGACAAGGCGCCCACCAAACCGAATGCGCGGGCAAGGTTATTGCCGATTACCATGATCACCAGCGACGTGATCATCGGCAACAAGATCAGGGAGTTGAAAAAATTTTGTGAAAAACCGGGCCCCTGGTAGGTGACTTTATAC from bacterium encodes:
- a CDS encoding DUF4956 domain-containing protein, with the protein product MFNEFQSWTLFPPSVSDIAAPVLAALVCGLWIAWLYKVTYQGPGFSQNFFNSLILLPMITSLVIMVIGNNLARAFGLVGALSIIRFRTALKEPLDIVYVFFAMAVGMAAGIGSYQVAFFGSMVIGSALAVLTRSRQAVSARREYLLQLLFEPTDNEPPSYLAVLEEHCRRFEVLAVKSAQETTLLELSFYIDLRDRQDGDHLVRALRTLPSIRQVNLFFEDQSL